CCATTTCAATTAATCTCAACTATATGAAGCACCATTTGTCCTTATCTGAGAGAAAGCTGCAGTAAACACGGAGTGAACGGCTCAAGTAACGGCtgacaataaacaaaatatgatatacaagtattcaccatcattattgactTCGGAATTATCGGCCAAGTCATAGACAAAAATGACTGTTTAAGACCTTTTCATGAGGGGTCTTgaggaaatatgtatatttttctgttttaaataCATCCCGGAATATATGACTTTTCATGAAAACCACCATTAGTCtaattcatatgaaaaaaaaaaaaaaaatccaaatactgAAATACCATAATTCATGGCTACGTATTGTGAAAACAACTTCCCGAAAAGAATTTGTAAAGACGTCGCTCAAATTATCCGGATAATCTGCACACCTGGCATTAAGGTATCGCCTCAGCCCTCACCTGCGGGGCGGAGTATGAGTAGGGGCGTCTGTCAGCAGAAGCCACAGCTGCCGCGGCCAAGAGAAGAAGGACCTGTGGAATATACAAGATGATGTtaaggagaaatggaaaaaaaataatgatattgataatggacgttatttatcatttaaaggacaattattaatatataaaactaaatgtaaaaaactacgaaaattaataaaatatagaaatcgTCCAAGAATGTTTAAAATACCAATATCTTAAAATCAATATTCAAAGATAaacataagaatgaaaatgaacaagaattttcattatttaatattGATCTAAGAATGTTGAATATTAAAATCggtatacaaaaatgaaaaaaaagaatacgaattttcattatttacgaatgataagatgataatgttTAATATTCAATTCCTGTCAATAATGTTTAAAAGACCCAGATCTTACACGTACCTTGCAGTTCATGATTGCCGAGATACAAAGTCGAGTACTGTGACAAAGCGAGAACCCCCGTATTTATACCCGAGTGCCCGTGACGTCATGAGGCAAGTTTTTAGCTCCTATCGGGCATCTTGTCCTCTTTTCACGAACTGGAACGAGCTCATAGGCGATTTCTTGtaatatagtgacaataacagAAAATATTAGTGACACAGAAAATTTTATAAACACAAATGTCACACTGACATATTTATGATGACAGGGATATTTACACACTGTGACTCCCTccgaccccacacacacatgcgcacagacacgtataaatatatgtaaatacatgtaactacatatatgcacacacacacacacacatatatatatatatatacatatatatatgtgtatgtatgtatatgaatgtatatgtgtatgtatataaatatatgtatatacgtgtggataaaaaaaagtaaatatatatatatatatatatatatatatatatatatatatatatatatatatatatacatatatacacacacacgtatatgtttgtaagtatatgtatacacacacacacacacacacacacacacatatatatatacacacagacacacacacacacacacacacacatatatatatatatatatatatatatatatatatacatatacacacagacacacacacacacacacacacacacacacacacacacacactcacacacacacacacacatatatacacacagacacacacacacacacacacacacacacatatatatatatatatatatatatatatatatatacacacatatacacacacacacacacacacacacacacacacacacacacacacacacagacacacacacacacacacacacacacacacacacacacacatatatatatatatatgtatatatatgtagatatgcatatatatacatatatatatatatatatatatatatatatatatatactatatatgtatatatatataatgtatatatatatttttatatgtatatataatatatatatatatatatatatatatatatatatatatatatatatatatatatatatatatatatatatatagtgcgctaaccactggactatctctctctctctctctctctctctctctctctctctctctctctctctctctctctctctctctctcttctctctctcttctctctctcttctctctctcttttctctctcttctctctctctctctctctctctctctctctctccctctctctctctctctctctctctctctctatatatatatatatatatatatatatatatatatagcacacacacacatatatatgcgtgtgtttatgtgtgtgtctatatatatacatatatatatatatatatatatatatatatatatatatatatatatataatacacacacacgcatatgtatatgcatgtgtgtatgtgtgtgtctatatatatatatatatatatatatatctatatctatctatctatctatctatctatctatctatctatatatatatatatatatatatatatatatatatatatatatatatatatatatatgtgtgtgtgtgtgtgtgtgtgtgtgtgtttgtgtacgtgtatttgtctgtgtatatatatatatatatatatatatatatatatatatatatatatatatatgtgtgtgtgtgtgtgtgtgtgtgtgtgtgtgtgtggtgtttgtgtacgtgtgtttttctgtgtgtatatatatatatatatatatatagagagagagagagagagagatttatatatgtatgtatctatgtgtatatatccatctttatatatatatatatatatatatatatatatatatatatatatatatacacacacaaacatacaaacacacacacacacacacacacacacacacacacacacacacacacacacacacacacacacatatatatatatatataaatatacaattgcatatatatacatatatatctctatgatatatatatatatatatatatatatatatatgaatgtgtgtgtgtgtgtgtatgtatgtgtttgtgtgcgtttgtgtgtgtgtgcgcgtgtgtccgtgtctatatatatatatgtttgtgtttgtatatgtgtatgtatatataagaaagccGTCTTTATTTTTGAGTCAATAACAGGTAAGCATTCAATCCACCATGAAACGGGAAACCAAGAAAATTACATAAAGCCTACATGATATCCGTTGGCGGTTCATGTCCATCAGGAAAGTTCAGAGTTCGTCAATTCGGGAATAACATCTCCGTTTTAACTCATTCATGAGTGTAAATGTCTGGCTGGGTTGGACAGTGCAGTGGATAGTGCTTTTGAAAGTAAGTCTTAATATTTTTAAGATgcatctacttatatattttctatatatttatcagtatgtatacataaacacacacacacacacacacacacactggtatatATACGTTCCAGTggaattaattatgaaattatcaTGTAAAAAGACAACCAACAACAATTTCGTAAgcagatatagagggagaggaaaacttACACTGAGCCTGAAGCGAAAATGGCCGACAACAGTGTTAGACTACCTCTCTAGAACTGCGCTAACACTCTTTTTAACACGTGAATCGCGAGCTGTTTCCTCATTTTCCATTTTACTTTGCTTCTGGCACTTCGTTTGATTGTGTCCCTTGCACTTCGTTCTCTTCGCAATCCACATTTCTTTGAATAAGGTGACGTCAGGATTGCTTTCCAGACATCCCGCAGCCAACACCCTCATCGACACGTAACACGATCGTATCTTCGGAGCAGCCAAGGTAAAATTTCTAGATTCACTTGATATCTTCGTCTCGTCAGGAAAATGATCGATTAGTAGGAGATCACTTTGTATTTACCCTAATTTTACTTACATTACGAGTGGTAGCAATGTAATCGGTGGAAGAATATTACAGTATTTACATATGACAGGAAGATTTATCGGAAGATTTCTTTcccaaatgatgaaaatatgattatgtaaatacgaaaagaaaagagagagagacacgcagatACTATGATAACGGAAACATTTCGGAGTAGAATCTGATTAGGAGAAAAGGTAAATACTAAACGTCACGgtttagtattttctttattactttggTAGTTTTACACCACATCTTTGTACACAGCGAAATTGTAATGATTTTCTATATCTTTACTACAGCCTTTACAAATAAAgcatataataaaattacaatcatTCAGTTACTGTGGATATCATTCAGAATAATATTAGCAATTGCTTtgagtttatgtatgtttatattatacttGTTCTATACAGATAACGTATACAACAACATTGGGTTTTATGTAAAGATCTTAAATTttgagaaaagaaattaaatagaaTTTTTATGTTCTTTCATATTAAACACATGCCTTTTTACCGCATGCCCATTACTGCTTCCCTCAAAGTATAAGGGTGAGAACTCAGACAAAGCAGGTTGCCGACCAGCGCAGATTTTCCGCGCCGGAAAGTTTTCACATAGGATGCGGGTAACCAGCTTGTATCCAAGCagctacggatatatatatatatatatatatatatatatatgtattttatatctatctatatatatgtgtatacatatatatacatacatgtatattatgtatgtaaatttacatacatatatatatatatatatataaatatgtgtgtgtgtgtataaacacacacgcacacgcacacacacatatgtatatgcatatatgtatatatataaacatatatacagacatgcataaatgtaaatgcacacacacacacacacacacacacacacacacacacacacacacacttatatatatatatatatatatatatatatatatgtatgtaaatatttatacacccacttatatatatgtacgtaaatatttatacacacatgtatatgtatatataaatatatatatacatatacatacatacatatatatatatatatacacatacatatacatacatacatacatatatatatatatatatatatatatatatatatatatatatacatacacacacatgtatatatgaatacacacacacacacacacacacacacacacacacacacacacacacatatatatatgtatataaatatatatgaatatgcatgtgtatgtatatatgaatatatatatatatatatatgcgtgtgtatatatgaatatatctctctctctctctcacacacacacacacacacacacacacacacacacacacacacacacacacacacacacacacacacacacacacacacacacgcttatatatatgctgtgtatattagACTAGggatgagacagaaaaaaagtatatacgcCAGTCAAGCGGGTTCAGCAGTCAAGAATTGTCAGAGCAAACAGGAAAGCGAGATCGTGTATATTGACTGTTTCGACCCGCTGGAGCGCGCTTCTTCAGTGCACACCTACACCTGTTTATATGACTTTGGCACAAGTCGGCGGCGGGTAAACCTGCTTTGTTGGCGAACGCACCCTAAGGGACGTAATTTACCAAATtcgaaaaggaaagacaaaatataaatatgactaCGATGAACCAAGTGCCTCTATGCACCACCCTGACCGCGCCAACTAGACGGGTATGTCCTCTGGATCAACAAGAATGAAAGGATTCAAAGGAGGCAGATAACGTGTTTAATTCCTGTAGATACCAGGAAGGAATCCTGAGTCATGACATCCTGCTCGCTGTAGGATTCTTAAATACTTTCCTCCTGATGGCCAAAGTTTTTCTTCCTTGAATCGTGGTGCCTAACTTTTCAGGCCAAGTGTAGATAGACAGAACTTTATATTATACCCTTTTGTTATACTGATCAAAACTGGGGGCTTATTCACAATAGTTTATCTATActgataaaattagtaatagtaagagtgacATTAAGTTAAAACTTAAGATAATGATTACATTGTTAACtataattatgaataaagatTACTACTAGTTGATAAATTCTTCTATGAATCAAATGAAATGCTCAAGTATTGCAACCTAAACTCTTAACGCTAATACATATTTTATGAGTGCCCTCCTAAAATGTAGTAATTCAATTAGACGTATGTTTAATtagttcacataaaaaaaaaaaaaaaaaaaaaaatacaccacacataaataatttgtgtatgtatgagtgtaataattatggttatacaaatatatatatatatgtatatatatatatatatatatatatatatacatactacacttTTCATACATGACGATTTGCTTTGGAATCTATGAAATCAGGCTAAATCAAACAACCGACACAAACCACAAAatcaatatcagaaaaaaaaatgtctgtgtgCTATGACCATGATTATCTAAATCTTGCAAAAACTATACGTATATCACTGCATACAACTCTGTTATAAAGGGAGAGTGAAGTCGTGCAATATAACTTCCGAATAATAAGACGTCACGTAATTTATTTGGTTAAGGCCAACATACACTGTGATCCATAGTGATATAGTGATTTATTGAAGTCTTGGAACTTTCGGCAAATACGGACCCCTGGAGCGTGTTTGAAGCATTTTCTTATTTGTTCATTGTCAAATTCTTCCGGCAAGTATAGATGAAATTtcaaaagaagtgaagaaagatcACATACCAAatcgtttagatttttttttttttttttcccactcattctACGTATCTACTTGCAATGTTTTACTTTAGTGTTTTAACATAATTTATGTATTGTATACCGTTTGTAAGCCTCCATCACTAGTAGTTTAAAACTGTTAATTTATCTTGAGCCATAATTCCTttggttttctttatatattatcttttactGATATCTTGTTTGCATCTAAAAATCGGATCAGAACAACTTTAAACGCCATATATTATGCAGTTTTATTAAggaaatagatatgtataattacatatgtctTGAGTATCAGTGCAATAAATAGTTTTAAGAACTTTAAATCGTGTAGAAATCCATTCTTTCAGAGCTCCTTAACCGTAGACGGGCCTTGGAGGGGCGTAACCACGGAACTCACGAGACTCGAACGACTCGGAGGAGTCAGGGTAACGAGCCTCTCCTTCGTAGGACACCTCAGGGAGGAATCCGGAGTCGCCGTTGACAGCGAACctgacggtctgcaggcggccgtcggggagctgcacgtagtaggtTCCTTGGGTTTCGTCGCCGTCGCGGGCctcctggtggccgaagtcgttgccggaaTCACTGTGGTCTACCTTCCAGTCGAAGTTGTAGTGGGCGGGGCCGAATTCCTCAGAGGAAAACTGGTTGAGATCACATAAAATTATGATTAGTACAGTTCGACAAATCCTAGTTTGCTTCTATACAGATGCCATTTGGCCAAAATAGCACATTATTTGTATCACCAAATGGTAGGAAGACATACCTGTGGCGCAGAATAGGAGTATGGTCGCCTATCGGCAGCAGCCACAGCCACTGCAGCCAAAATGAAGAAAACCTACGAATTCAAAGAACAAAGTTAACACTAATTTCAAAAGACTAATTCTTTCACGCAAGCTTATCCACGAGGGATTCTTCACAATATGTAAACCTAACACTCACCTTGCTGTTCATTGCGGCGATAGAAGATCGTATGCTGTTCAGAAGCGAGTATTCCGTATTTATATTCGAGTATGTGACGTCACGAGGCAAGTTTTTAGGTCTTATCAGGCATCATGTCCTGTTTTCATGAAACTGGAACGAGCTCATGGGCGAATTCATGACAGGCAGCATGGCAGGAATAATCAACAATACTAGACCATTTGTTTCGTTATGTTAAACATCAAGTTAGATTACACCTGGATGGCATCTTTATCTGGTTTAGAaagtgatatatctatctatatatgtatatttgtgaccatatttgtatatacttataatatatatatacaaatatatgtgtatatatgaatatttatacataaatgtatatatatagatgtatttttatgtaatagaaatgtaatatacataacatataaataatatttttatatttaatgaatataaacgttacaaatataaaacatatgcatgtatatatatctatgtacattaagagaatatctatatatgtcgtatatttatgtattatatgatgtatattcacatacattatatatatgatatatcttataatatattcaatataagtattatagtatatatattaaattatacaaTTTAACGATCAATTTtcttttgtgataatgatatgatcagGGGAATGGTACCAAGACTATCATCAAACCAAGGAATTATTATCCGAAGACGCATAGATTGACTTCATGGTAAGATATATCACCAGATTAACTAGAAACCATAACTCTACCATATTCTAAATGTGAAAAAGGCAAATTATAAAAAAACTTGTTATCGTGGGAACGGAAAACCAGTAAAGGATTTTGAACACTATTCCAAGAAgtcttattgttagtattgcaTGACGGTAAGATGTTATAATTCCTATTACGCTATGCCATTTTCTTAACAGGTGCCATAGTATTTAGTTTTAATGATTTATTACCGCCCTGAACAGCGTCGTCTATAATGTCCCTTCTCAGTTTCATCTTTTCCCAGTTTTCGCTTTCTTTTATAGTACCCTTTTACTTTGTCTTTTTACCATTGCTTCAGTAGTGTTTTATGCTTTGGATGTGTCCGTGTGATGTGTCCATGTTCTCGCACTCTGTGGACACGTATCGGCAGCTGATGAGATGGTAATaagaacggtgataatgataatgttagtgataatgataataatggtaatgacaagcaCGAGAACAAAGTGAATTATATGatgaattgtaatgataattataatagtctgCATTGCAATTCAGTTTTCAAGGACGcagcatttttatttgtttcccttgCGCGGATTTTGCTAATAACTGGGTGAAGGGTTAGCATAACCACACGAAATTCAGGGTAACGAGCTTTTCCTTCGTAGGGCGCTTCGGGGAGGAAGCCGGAGTTGCCGCTGATAGTAGAGTTGGCAGTCTGCAGCTAAGAGAGAGCAGTACCCTAGGGTGCTTTCGCCGTCACGGGCTTCCCTGCCTTCTCTATGGAGAATTCTGACTTGGACGTTACGTAGACTCCAAAGGCGATTCTTTTTTAAAGGTTTAGATCTCAGCAAAAGTTTAACCGAACTAAACTCgacaagaaaataatagatatgataaagaTTAATATGGTGAAAACCAAAAGGAAGGATTTGCGTTCATGAATATACGAGTATATTGTCCACAGTTAATGTTAACAAACTCAATTTACCGCAAGTGATAACCCAACCAATACAGAAATAAGTTACGTGGCTATATTAggtcttgtgtgtctgtgtatgcacaaACATCATGAATTCAATCTAGTATATAACATccgcttgttctttctctctctccttttatttttctttttttctttttagtgctTGTAAATCTCGGTAGAGAGGCAAGGCTTTAACTCATATATTTGGATTTACTCATTAGTCACCATTTGAGTAATCTCTTGTTACAGGAGCAATTTGTTAGTAAATTAAATTTCTGGGGTAACTTTCTACTTTGAATTTTTACAACAGCCGTCAAATGCTTGTGAATACTTctatatttcatatttccttgATCTCTTCATACatctcttcttttcgtttgtaAAGCTGTCGATATTTAATCAATATAAATGCAAATCTCGCCAAAGTTATAAAGTGGGATCTGTATTGAAATTTCTATTTCAGTAAGTACAATGTAGATAATATTTTTGCATTCTGATATCAGTTATTTGttagaaatatattttcattaagtaTTCTCAAGGATGATTAATGTCAAGGAAATTGTGAGATGAGGGATCCATTTgccgctttgttttgttttggcggCTCGTGGAAGCATTGGAACGTGATGTGCAGACATAAAATTTGATGGAAAGCTGTGACACTAAGTGGAATTGACATCTGAGAAGGATCATGAGAGGTATGAAAGATATGGTCTTTGATCTTCCCTTCTTTATACATGGTGATAAGTATAAGATCTGGAAGCTCTGGTGTATGCGAGTTTAAATTATCTGACAATTCATATAGTATTGAttgcattttatatttctttggaaCACTTAACCTTATATGATTTTTTATGATTTGGTTATTCACAGTGTATTAAGAAAAGTGACAATCATTTGATCTTGTTTATGAAAACAACAAGTGTCTCTTGAGCTATTTTCTTGGCATGTGAATTATATGAAACTTTATTTTCAGGTTGAAATTATCAACACAAAAGGTTTTTCAACAGTTACATCGAACTTCCGATGTACTATTATCATCTGAACAagactgaataaataaaaacatgtgtAGAATGCATATTtatcaaataaatattttctttgtatatatttacattcagtaCAGCTTCGTAGTTTCATATGGAATTTATAAGTTCAATACGTAACCCCAGATTTTGTGAGGTTCCGGAAGTGGAATCCAATAAATTAATTAACCGTAGACGGGCCTTGGAGGGGCGTAACCACGGAACTCACGAGACTCGAACGACTCGGAGGAGTCAGGGTAACGAGCCTCTCCTTCGTAGGACACCTCAGGGAGGAATCCGGAGTCGCCGTTGACAGCGAACctgacggtctgcaggcggccgtcggggagctgcacgtagtaggtTCCTTGGGTGTCGTCGCCGTCGCGGGCTtcctggtggccgaagtcgttgccggaaTCACTGTGGTCTACCTTCCAGTCGAAGTTGTAGTGGGCGGGGCCGAATTCCTCAGAGGAAAACTGGTTGAGATCACATCAAATCATGATTAGTACAGTTCGACAGATCCTAGTTTGCTTCTATACAGATGCCATTTGGCCAAAATAGCACATTATTTGTATCACCAAATGGTAGGAAGACATACCTGTGGCGCAGAATAGGAGTATGGTCGCCTATCGGCAGCAGCCACAGCCACTGCAGCCAAAATGAAGAAAACCTGGGAATTCAAGGAATGAaaatttaatttcttcaaaagaCCCTCTTACATGTAAGCTTATCATCAAGATATTGTTCACATCTAAACCTCACACAACCTTGCTGTTCATTGTCGTGGCGATAGAATATCGTGTGCTGTTCAAAAGCAAGAATTCCGTATTTATACTCGAGTATGTGACGTCACGAGGCAAGTTTTTAGGTCTTATCAGGCATCATGTCCTGTTTTCATGAAACTGGAACGAGCTCATGGGTGAATTCTCATGTCAACAGGCAGAATGACAGTTCAATTAAAATCTTAAGTTAGATTATTAACACTACGTATGTACactcacacccatatatatatattacatttatttgcacacgcatgcatatatatatatatatatatatatatatatgtatatgtagatatataatcttatatgcaatatcactctatctatatgcatatctatctatcaatctctctctatatttatagaatgtatatatatatatatatatatatatacattgtatatataaatgtatgtatagacatatatatgatgtaaagagagagagaaataaggaagagagacagatatatgcatatatatatattgcattgtgtatatatgcatttatacatatataaattaccaatatatatacattatctatctatctatctatatatgcatctttctctctaccgatatttatatgatatatatatatatatttatacaatatatatgtaatatatatgtgtatatatacacacacatgcacacacacacacacacacacacacacacacacacacacacaaacacctatacatttatatgtatatatacatttatacacacacaaatacgcgcacacacacacgtgcgcacgtttatatgtatatgtatatctatatccatgcatatctatgtacagctacactcatatatacgtatattaagcTATAGGTAGAtttgacagagggacagagaattaCCATAAGGAGTTCTTATAATCAGAGTTACCTCATGCGATGTGATTTACCAAACAAagtcaataataaattgaaagcTTTATATGCGGATATCAATTTCAAAGTCTCTTCTGGAAAAAATAAGTTggttttattcatgtattcattccGAATCGGAGCAGAGATTTTCAGCTGTTTTAAAAAGAGAGCAAACAGTGCAGTTGATCCATTAAACATTAATTGTCAGAAAGCAAAAGCGCTGTAAGATATCACCTtcaaatgacaatgaaataagcAATAATCACATTCACTTGATGTTGCTTTCTCGCACCTGCATTTAGATTAAAGGCAGGTGTCATCAGTCTCCACACGTAGCAGTCTTTCTACTACTTGactaaaggaaaatgaagaaatatatatatatatatatatatatatatatatatatatatatacatgtatatgtacacacacacacatatatagagaacgTGCCTTTTCCTTCACCTCATCAGCACTCGATTAGTAAACTTTGATGAGATTGTTCGGTTAGCTCTATTACGTCACTTGGCAAACACCAATCAGCCCCTTTTCGAAATTACTCTGGCTCCTTTAAAACGACTGGGGCTCCTACTTTATCTATTACTGTCCGAAATGTGTGTGGCGTCCCCAAAGTTTAGCGTTTCAGGCAACCACTTCCTTTGCCTTtcggaatatatatgtgtgtgtgtgcgcgtgtgtgtaaatatatatatttaaacaatgtAATTTAAGAAGCACATTCTTGatcttgcatttatatatatatgtatatcattgagCTTGCGGATGAATGGAATGAGGGATAAATCACGACTGTAACTTTCATGGAGTCAATTGTCCCATTCTCATTAAATTATAAACTACGGAATTCACGAAACTCGAGGGATTTAACGAATCAGGAAGATGAGTTCAGAAGCACCGCTGAGACCACATCATTTCGCCCTTGCAAAACTGTACATACTGTAATAAGATCCTTGGGTGCCTTCGCCGTCGCGGACCTCCTGCAGACTCGTTTCTTATCTACTTCTGCTTccaattctcctcctcattttcctcctcctttttgctATTCGAGAGGCACTGTCTTAGACCGATTAGTCGCATTTCTACTGGTCTTTTCTCGGAGTGTACAATGGAATTacgaattattttttcattgaaaGCACGTTCCGTTTTATACTACGTAGTGCAGCCTGCATTGACCTGAAGGTGGATAACATGGAAGAATAACGAAGAATaagtcttatatattttttttttttttttttttttttttttacagatttgcAAAACTTGTCGATATTcagtatatcaaattatataattTGCCAAA
The window above is part of the Penaeus chinensis breed Huanghai No. 1 chromosome 14, ASM1920278v2, whole genome shotgun sequence genome. Proteins encoded here:
- the LOC125032255 gene encoding pro-resilin-like codes for the protein MNSKVFFILAAVAVAAADRRPYSYSAPQFSSEEFGPAHYNFDWKVDHSDSGNDFGHQEARDGDETQGTYYVQLPDGRLQTVRFAVNGDSGFLPEVSYEGEARYPDSSESFESREFRGYAPPRPVYG
- the LOC125032258 gene encoding pro-resilin-like; protein product: MNSKVFFILAAVAVAAADRRPYSYSAPQFSSEEFGPAHYNFDWKVDHSDSGNDFGHQEARDGDDTQGTYYVQLPDGRLQTVRFAVNGDSGFLPEVSYEGEARYPDSSESFESREFRGYAPPRPVYG